Within Streptomyces antibioticus, the genomic segment GCCAAGCGCATCTGCGGGATGTGCGAGATGCGCATGGCCTGCCTCGACTACGCCCTGGCCAACGACGAGCGTTTCGGCGTCTGGGGCGGCCTCTCCGAGAAGGAACGCCTCCAGCTACGACGCGCGCGCTGACCCGGCCCGAGAACGCTCGCGCGTCAGCCGGCGGCGCGGGCCGCCATCCGGGCCTTGCGCGCGGCCAGCTTCTCGTCGAACTTCGAAGCCTCCGAGTCCAGGCCGCCCATGAACAGGCCCAGCTCGTCCTGCGCCTGCTGCCCCTCGGGGCCGAGGCCGTCGATGTCCATGACCTTGAGGTGGCGCAGCACCGGCTGGAGCACGTCGTCGTGGTGGATGCGCAGGTTGTAGACCTCGCCGATGGCCATCTGCGCGGCGAACCGCTCGAAGCCGGGCATGCCGTGGCCGGGCATGCGGAAGTTCACGACGACGTCCCGCACGGCCTGCATGGTGAGGTCGGGGGCGAGCTGGAACGCGGCCTTGAGGAGGTTGCGGTAGAAGACCATGTGCAGGTTCTCGTCGGTCGCGATACGGGCCAGCATGCGGTCGCAGACGGGGTCGCCGGACTGGTGGCCGGTGTTGCGGTGCGAGATGCGGGTGGCCAGCTCCTGGAAGGCGACGTAGGCGACCGAGTGCAGCATCGAGTGGCGGTTGTCCGACTCGAAGCCCTCGCTCATGTGGGCCATGCGGAACGCTTCCAGCTTGTCCGGGTCCACCGCGCGCGAGGCGAGCAGATAGTCGCGCATGACGATGCCGTGCCGGCCCTCCTCCGCGGTCCAGCGGTGCACCCAGGTGCCCCAGGCGCCGTCCCGGCCGAAGAGGGACGCGATCTCGTGGTGGTAGCTCGGGAGGTTGTCCTCGGTGAGCAGGTTGACGACGAGCGCGATCCGGCCGATCTCGGTGACCTTCGACTGCTCCTTGTCCCAGGACTCGCCGTCCTCGAAGAGGCCGGGGAAGTTGCGGGCGTCGCTCCAGGGGACGTACTCGTGCGGCATCCAGTCCTTGGCGACCTTCAGATGCCGGTTGAGTTCGGTCTCGACCACTTCCTCCAGCGCGTACAGCAGTTTGGCGTCGGTCCAGACGGCGGGGCTGCCGAGGTGCGGGGAGGTGATCGTCACGGGGTACTCCAGGGGACGCGAAACGGAGCCGAACACTCCGGCGGGCGAGCGCCGGAACTTACGGGATCGTAGGCTACGAATCCGTAGGTTACGAATCCGTAGGTTAAGGTCTCCGTAAAGACCGCTGATCAACCGGGTTTTCGGAGGGTGTTCGGGTACACCGAAACGGCCCCGGGAACCGCAGGTCCCGGGGCCGAAAAGGTGATCGGTTTCATCCGTCAGGCGTACAGGTCGCGCAGCCGGACGGAGAGACATGTCACACAGCCTTCGAGCTTCTCGAACTCGCTGATGTCGACCACGACGGGGTCGTGCCCGAGGTCGGCGAGCAGCTCGGCGCTCTTCGGCGCGCTCGCCGCGATCAGCAGCTTCGCCCCGCCGAGCAGCACGACGTGCGCCCCGGACTCCTCCGGCACCGCCAGGAAGCTCGGGAACAGCGACGGCCGGTCCACCTTCGGGATGTGACCGATCACGGTGCCGTCGGGCAGCGCCGTGACCGCCGACTTCAGGTGCAGCACCTTGCTCACCGGAACGGCGACCACGCGGGCGCCCAGCGGCTCGAAGGCGGCCCGCACCTGCTGGACCCCGGCCGCGTTGGTCCGGCCGCCGCGGCCGACGTAGATCGTGTCGCCGATCTTCAGCACGTCGCCGCCGTCCAGCGTGCCCGGCTCCCAGATCCAGTTCACCGAGCAGCCCAGGTGCGCCACGGCCTCCTCGACACCGGCGACCTCGTCGCGCCGGGACTCGGCGCCGGAGCGGGCGATCAGCGCGACGTTCTTGTACATCACCACCGTGTCCTCGACGAACACGGCGTCGGGGCAGTCGTCGGCCGGGTCGACCTCGACGGTCTCCCAGCCGTGCGCCCGCAGCGCCTCGCCGTACGCCTCCCACTGCTCCAGGGCCAGCTCCGCATCGACCGGCTCCCGCTCGATGTGCGTGACCAGGCCCTCGGCGAGGCGCGGGCCGGGGCGGCGGATGAGGGCCTTCTTGGTGGGCACGTCCAGGTCTCCGAATCGGCGGGGGAGTAGATCGGCGGGGAGCAGATCGGGGGGAGTAGATCGGCGGGGTGGAGGGCCGCCCGGCGGATCGCGCGGCGGACGGCCTGCCGGCGCGCCGTCGGTGGCGGCGCCGGTCAGCCATCATGCAGCCCCGGTGCACCAGGACAAAACCCCTGTTGCCGGGCTGTGCCTTTCCCGAGACCCGCCCGCTCGTCCCGCCCGCTCGTCCCGGCCGCGGCCGTCCGCTACGCCGGGTCCGCCGCCTCCTCGGCCGTCGTCTCCCGCAACTCCCCGTCCAGCAGCAGCCAGCGGGTCACCCCGAGGGACTCCAGGAACGGCAGGTCGTGACTGGCCACGATCAGCGCACCCTCGTAGGACTCCAGGGCGGTGGTGAGCTGACGCACACTCGCCATGTCGAGGTTGTTCGTCGGCTCGTCCAGCATCAGGAGCTGCGGCGCGGGCTCGGCCAGCATCAGCGCCGCCAGGGCCGCCCGGAAGCGCTCCCCGCCGGACAGGGTGCCCGCCTTCTGGTCCGCGCGGGCGCCCCGGAACAGGAAGCGGGCCAGCCGGGCCCGGATCCGGTTCGGGGTGGCGTCCGGCGCGAACCGTGCCACGTTCTCGGCGACCGTCAGCTCACCGTCGAGGACGTCGAGGCGCTGCGGCAGGAAACGCAGCGGCACATGCGTGTGCGCCTCGCCCGACACCGGTGCCAGCTCCCCGGCGATCGTGCGCAGCAGCGTGGTCTTGCCCGCGCCGTTGCGCCCGATCAGCGCCACCCGCTCGGGACCGTGCAGATCCAGACCGCCCGCCACGCGCGCGCCGTACGCGAGTTCCAGGTCCCGCAGGCTCAGGACGCCGCGCCCCGGCGGGACGGCCGTGTACGGCAGGTCCACCCGGATCACGTCGTCGTCCCGGACGGAGTCCACCGCGTCGTCGAGCCGCTCCCTGGCCTCGGCGAGGCGCTCCTCGTGCAGGATGCGGTGCTTGCCCGCGGACTCCTGCGCCGCGCGCTTACGGGCCCCCATGACGATCTTCGGCTCGCGTTTCTGGTCCCACATCTTCTGCCCGTACCGCTTGCGGCGGGCCAGCTTGACCTGGGCGTCGACCAGTTCGCGCTTCTGCTTGCGCAGGTCGGCCTCGGCGACCCGCACCATGCGTTCGGCGGCCTCCTGCTCGGTGGCGAGGGCCTCCTCGTAGGCGGAGAAGTTGCCGCCGTACCAGGTGATCCCGCCGGAGCGCAGATCGGCGATCTGGTCGACCAGGTCGAGCAGCTCCCGGTCGTGGCTGACCACGACCAGGACGCCCGGCCAGGCCGCGACGGCCGCGTAGAGCCGTCGGCGGGCGTACAGGTCGAGGTTGTTGGTGGGCTCGTCGAGCAGCAGGACGTCCGGGCGGCGCAGCAGCAGGGCCGCGAGGCGCAGCAGCACCGACTCGCCGCCGGACACCTCGCCGATCGTGCGGTCCAGGCCGATGTGGCCGAGCCCCAGCTCGCCGAGGGTGGCCAGGGCGCGCTCCTCGACGTCCCAGTCGTCGCCCACGGTCTCGAAGTGCTCCTCGGAGACGTCTCCGGCCTCGATGGCGTGCAGAGCGGCCCGGCGGGCCGCGATGCCGAGCGCCTCGTCGACCCGCAGGGCGGTGTCGAGCGCCACGTTCTGCGGGAGGTGGCCGACCTCGCCGGCGACGCGCACCGAGCCGTCGGACGGGGTGAGCCGTCCGGCGATCAGCTTGAGCAGGGTCGACTTGCCGGAGCCGTTGACGCCGACGAGTCCGGTGCGGCCGGGGCCGAAGGAGACGTCGAGGTCCTCGAAGACGGGGGTGCCGTCCGGCCAGGAGAAGGCGAGGGAGGAGCAGGTGATGGAATGGGTCGCGGAATGAGTCAAAACGGGCCTCGCGGTTGCGTGTGCGGTCAGGGCAACACGTATCGAGACACCGGAAGGCGGCGACCACCGCGGGGAGCGGTAAGCGCGAGGGCATACGGAAAGCCCTGTCGCGCAGGGACGGCTCGAACGCCGAGGTCGCACGCAGCGCACACACACGTAACGCGTGTGGCGTGGTGTCTCAGGACCTCAGACGAGCAACGTCCTTCTCCAATCGGCGGCAACAGGACCGTTTCACACGGTAGAAGGAGCCGGTGGCGCTGTCAAAGGATTAACGGCGGCCCTCTCCGGCGGGCTCAGCACGCGTCGCGCATCAGCTCCGCCAGATCGTGGTCCAGGTCGAGCTGGAGGTGTTCGAGACCGGAGGGCACCAGGTCGTTCGTGGCCTGGAGGAAGCGCCG encodes:
- a CDS encoding WhiB family transcriptional regulator — protein: MYTDTISTPDLAWQREALCAQTGADFFFPEPGSSVREAKRICGMCEMRMACLDYALANDERFGVWGGLSEKERLQLRRAR
- a CDS encoding acyl-ACP desaturase, which encodes MTITSPHLGSPAVWTDAKLLYALEEVVETELNRHLKVAKDWMPHEYVPWSDARNFPGLFEDGESWDKEQSKVTEIGRIALVVNLLTEDNLPSYHHEIASLFGRDGAWGTWVHRWTAEEGRHGIVMRDYLLASRAVDPDKLEAFRMAHMSEGFESDNRHSMLHSVAYVAFQELATRISHRNTGHQSGDPVCDRMLARIATDENLHMVFYRNLLKAAFQLAPDLTMQAVRDVVVNFRMPGHGMPGFERFAAQMAIGEVYNLRIHHDDVLQPVLRHLKVMDIDGLGPEGQQAQDELGLFMGGLDSEASKFDEKLAARKARMAARAAG
- the ddaH gene encoding dimethylargininase, yielding MPTKKALIRRPGPRLAEGLVTHIEREPVDAELALEQWEAYGEALRAHGWETVEVDPADDCPDAVFVEDTVVMYKNVALIARSGAESRRDEVAGVEEAVAHLGCSVNWIWEPGTLDGGDVLKIGDTIYVGRGGRTNAAGVQQVRAAFEPLGARVVAVPVSKVLHLKSAVTALPDGTVIGHIPKVDRPSLFPSFLAVPEESGAHVVLLGGAKLLIAASAPKSAELLADLGHDPVVVDISEFEKLEGCVTCLSVRLRDLYA
- a CDS encoding ABC-F family ATP-binding cassette domain-containing protein; the encoded protein is MTHSATHSITCSSLAFSWPDGTPVFEDLDVSFGPGRTGLVGVNGSGKSTLLKLIAGRLTPSDGSVRVAGEVGHLPQNVALDTALRVDEALGIAARRAALHAIEAGDVSEEHFETVGDDWDVEERALATLGELGLGHIGLDRTIGEVSGGESVLLRLAALLLRRPDVLLLDEPTNNLDLYARRRLYAAVAAWPGVLVVVSHDRELLDLVDQIADLRSGGITWYGGNFSAYEEALATEQEAAERMVRVAEADLRKQKRELVDAQVKLARRKRYGQKMWDQKREPKIVMGARKRAAQESAGKHRILHEERLAEARERLDDAVDSVRDDDVIRVDLPYTAVPPGRGVLSLRDLELAYGARVAGGLDLHGPERVALIGRNGAGKTTLLRTIAGELAPVSGEAHTHVPLRFLPQRLDVLDGELTVAENVARFAPDATPNRIRARLARFLFRGARADQKAGTLSGGERFRAALAALMLAEPAPQLLMLDEPTNNLDMASVRQLTTALESYEGALIVASHDLPFLESLGVTRWLLLDGELRETTAEEAADPA